In Triticum aestivum cultivar Chinese Spring chromosome 5B, IWGSC CS RefSeq v2.1, whole genome shotgun sequence, the following proteins share a genomic window:
- the LOC123115798 gene encoding factor of DNA methylation 2 — MADSRGRNVSIDALTSKLESKIYYHRDATVEYLDIKTMVDKVVQEKNKLLAENTEFLNTIDKIVEEKEKLQHDHDVINELVAPMAEQLEMVKKELEEVKHEHVAAKEELAVAKEQLAQKNKELKVLRKKLQESEAMHTQHEQQIGSASKPARSKMVTRLSHKRAILLQGSSDNDTDRHRCKKQRSYPQVPNNPTAGQHSGRDDDQEVVRQKLIKGFSEIDAGQSIGIKKMGKLNEKPFRDACAVKLAPKYAGAKSSELYALWQELLDSPNWKPFKSVIVDGNHQEEVIDVDDDKLQGLKMAWGEGPYNAVVSALVERKEYNTDGTGDAFDLWNYKEGRKATLGECVDCILDNVKKLKRVHLTYRSRRTMCTATASMHDPVKDLSAASNEWSHQMSNTSKHGGKS, encoded by the exons ATGGCAGACAGCAGAGGAAGGAATGTGTCTATTGATGCTTTGACTTCAAAGCTTGAATCCAAGATATACTACCATAGGGATGCCACTGTCGAGTACCTGGATATCAAGACTATGGTTGATAAAGTTGTACAAGAAAAGAATAAGCTCTTGGCTGAGAACACCGAATTCCTGAATACTATTGATAAGATCgtggaagaaaaggaaaaactccAGCATGATCATGATG TGATTAATGAGCTGGTGGCACCAATGGCGGAGCAGCTTGAAATGGTAAAGAAGGAGCTTGAAGAAGTAAAACATGAGCATGTGGCAGCAAAGGAGGAGCTTGCTGTGGCAAAAGAGCAACTTGCTCAGAAGAACAAAGAGCTGAAGGTTCTAAGGAAGAAGCTTCAGGAGAGTGAAGCCATGCACACTCAACATGAGCAACAAATTGGAAGTGCTTCTAAGCCTGCTCGTTCCAAAATG GTAACAAGATTATCACATAAACGGGCTATCCTGCTCCAAGGATCATCGGACAATGACACAGACAGACATCGTTGTAAAAAACAGAGGTCCTATCCGCAGGTGCCAAATAACCCAACCGCTGGCCAGCATTCAGGCAGAGATGACGATCAGGAGGTTGTCAGACAAAAGCTGATCAAG GGGTTCTCTGAAATTGATGCTGGACAGTCAATTGGGATAAAGAAAATGGGGAAATTAAATGAGAAGCCATTCCGGGATGCTTGTGCTGTCAAGCTGGCTCCTAAATATGCTGGTGCGAAATCTTCTGAACTGTACGCACTGTGGCAGGAACTACTCGATAGTCCAAATTGGAAACCCTTCAAGTCTGTTATAGTTGATGGCAATCATCAG GAGGAGGTcatagatgttgatgatgataaGTTGCAAGGACTGAAGATGGCATGGGGAGAAGGCCCCTACAATGCTGTCGTTAGTGCATTGGTTGAGAGGAAAGAGTACAACACTGATGGAACAGGTGATGCCTTCGATCTATGGAACTATAAGGAAGGGAGGAAGGCCACTCTTGGGGAGTGTGTTGACTGTATCTTGGACAATGTAAAGAAACTCAAGCGGGTCCATCTGACATACAG GTCGAGGAGAACAATGTGTACTGCCACTGCGAGCATGCATGACCCAGTGAAAGATCTGTCGGCAGCAAGTAATGAATGGAGTCATCAGATGTCCAACACTAGCAAGCATGGAGGGAAGTCATGA